A stretch of the Notamacropus eugenii isolate mMacEug1 chromosome 2, mMacEug1.pri_v2, whole genome shotgun sequence genome encodes the following:
- the CTXND2 gene encoding cortexin domain containing 2 — translation MEDTSLISSVDVDKGFAIGFVVLMCVFLIVMTVRCAKLVIDPFKAIPTSTWQEEDI, via the coding sequence ATGGAAGATACAAGCTTAATCTCCAGTGTCGATGTGGATAAAGGGTTTGCCATTGGTTTTGTAGTTCTTATGTGCGTGTTCCTGATTGTAATGACAGTTCGGTGTGCCAAGCTAGTCATAGACCCTTTTAAGGCAATCCCTACATCTACTTGGCAGGAGGAAGACATCTAA